Proteins from one Ktedonobacterales bacterium genomic window:
- a CDS encoding bifunctional homocysteine S-methyltransferase/methylenetetrahydrofolate reductase, protein MKEPFLERLQQGPLLADGAMGTLLYSRLPGAAARARCFDEVTLSRPELVRAIHQEYIRAGAQIIETNTFGANRSKLANYDLADKVRQINIGAARLAREVREITGESVFLAGAVGPSGRPLQAPLTVERDEQRVLELRAIFREQVEGLLEGGVDLIILETFSDLAELRQAVLAVKESCDLPVVAQMSFGEDGRTLGGQSPARVALALAELGADVIGANCSVGPSGTLDVIEEMAVAVRRLPQVTLSAQPNAGLPSRIEQRFLYVSTPEYFADYAQRFAAAGVRLIGGCCGTTPRHTLAMRQALDDKAKAQTAVSMASAALAVAARAPANGALLEEEGVAVKAGMPTRLQQKLEVGEFVVMVELDPPKGLNPAKILEGARQVKEVGVELINIADSPMARVRMSCLAMARLIRDHLDLEVIIHFTTRDRNLMGLQSDLLGAHALGIRNILALTGDPIHAGDYPNLTGIWNVDSVGLIRILKGMNKGQDAAGASIGGEASFYVGAGLNLNMNEEIIDLDRERSRRKLKGDGEAEEEPQISEIELELERYDRKLAAGADYIMTQPIYDITVLERFFERKGKPPVPMILGMIPLHSFRHAERLHNEVAGITISDAVREQMREAGERGREVGMELARQLLLEAKARGYIQGCYLTPSFGRYDVVSSVARSLLE, encoded by the coding sequence ATGAAAGAGCCGTTTTTGGAGCGTTTGCAGCAAGGGCCGCTGCTGGCAGATGGGGCGATGGGGACGCTGCTCTATTCGCGTTTGCCCGGCGCTGCGGCGCGGGCGCGCTGCTTTGATGAAGTGACGCTTTCGCGGCCAGAACTGGTGCGGGCGATTCACCAGGAGTATATTCGCGCAGGCGCGCAAATCATCGAGACAAACACCTTTGGGGCGAACCGCTCGAAGCTGGCAAATTATGATCTGGCCGACAAAGTGCGCCAGATCAATATCGGCGCAGCCAGGCTGGCGCGGGAAGTGCGCGAGATTACCGGCGAGAGCGTTTTCCTGGCCGGGGCTGTTGGGCCATCAGGCCGCCCGCTGCAAGCGCCCCTGACGGTCGAACGGGATGAACAGCGGGTGCTGGAACTGCGGGCGATCTTTCGTGAGCAGGTGGAGGGGCTGCTGGAAGGTGGCGTTGATCTCATTATTCTGGAGACCTTCTCTGATCTGGCTGAACTGCGCCAGGCGGTGCTGGCAGTGAAAGAAAGCTGCGATCTGCCGGTGGTGGCGCAGATGAGTTTTGGAGAAGATGGGCGCACGCTGGGCGGGCAATCGCCTGCCAGAGTCGCGCTGGCGTTGGCGGAGCTTGGCGCAGATGTCATTGGCGCGAATTGCAGCGTTGGCCCTTCCGGCACGCTGGATGTGATCGAAGAGATGGCGGTGGCGGTGCGCCGGTTGCCCCAGGTGACGCTTTCGGCGCAGCCGAACGCCGGACTGCCCAGCCGCATTGAGCAGCGTTTTTTGTATGTTTCCACACCGGAATATTTTGCCGATTACGCCCAGCGTTTTGCAGCGGCGGGAGTGCGCCTGATCGGAGGCTGCTGCGGCACGACGCCGCGCCATACGCTGGCGATGCGCCAGGCGCTGGACGACAAAGCAAAGGCGCAGACAGCAGTGAGCATGGCGTCTGCGGCGCTTGCTGTGGCGGCGCGCGCGCCTGCGAACGGGGCGCTGCTGGAAGAAGAAGGGGTCGCGGTCAAAGCTGGGATGCCCACGCGCCTGCAACAAAAGCTGGAGGTGGGTGAGTTTGTGGTGATGGTGGAACTCGACCCTCCCAAGGGCTTGAACCCGGCGAAGATTCTGGAGGGGGCGCGACAGGTCAAAGAGGTGGGCGTTGAGCTTATCAACATTGCCGATAGCCCGATGGCGCGTGTGCGGATGAGTTGCCTGGCGATGGCGCGGTTGATCCGCGATCACCTGGACCTGGAGGTGATTATTCACTTCACCACTCGTGACCGCAATTTGATGGGGCTGCAATCAGACTTGCTGGGGGCGCACGCGCTGGGGATTCGCAATATCCTGGCGCTGACGGGCGATCCCATACACGCGGGGGATTATCCCAATCTGACGGGCATCTGGAACGTGGATTCGGTAGGGCTGATTCGCATTCTCAAGGGGATGAACAAGGGCCAAGACGCGGCAGGGGCCTCGATTGGCGGCGAAGCGTCATTTTACGTGGGCGCCGGGCTGAACCTGAATATGAACGAGGAGATCATTGACCTGGACCGCGAACGCTCGCGGCGCAAGCTGAAAGGGGATGGTGAAGCAGAAGAGGAGCCGCAGATCAGCGAGATTGAGTTGGAACTGGAACGCTATGATCGTAAGCTGGCGGCGGGGGCCGATTATATTATGACCCAACCCATCTATGACATCACGGTGCTGGAGCGTTTTTTTGAGCGCAAGGGGAAACCGCCAGTCCCCATGATTCTGGGGATGATTCCGCTGCATAGCTTCCGGCACGCGGAACGTCTGCATAACGAGGTGGCGGGTATCACGATCTCCGATGCTGTACGCGAGCAGATGCGCGAAGCGGGGGAGCGTGGGCGCGAGGTGGGCATGGAACTGGCGCGCCAGCTCTTGCTGGAAGCGAAGGCGCGCGGCTATATCCAGGGCTGCTATCTGACGCCTTCGTTCGGGCGCTATGATGTGGTCAGTTCTGTGGCGCGTTCGCTGCTGGAATAG
- a CDS encoding MFS transporter, whose translation MARSRDEDREVMEMLEPTISDDPAYGARAEGTAQAESETSAASAWAYARSYGRYIFWLMFCINLMNYVDRWVFSLLLPLIQTDQSFCRRGVHATFCINDFQTGLLSSSFLLIYAVGALPLGLLADRIKRKDVIAAGVALWSAATLLTAFVHSFFGLLATRAWLGIGEASYTPAGTSLLSSYFPGKRRAQILSRWAAGALVGFAVGILVGGLVAQITHSWRLAFFFIGPPGLFLAFLMWKTREPPRQAEDEGLGESGPHGYHPGGGLRSILAQIRSLLRIRTLVICVIIQALGLFVITPAAIFFSPLLRRDYHLPLMGIGGAALLLALASIGGALGGGYLADWLTKRYVGGRLMAGGISFLLAAPIFTLALISPSIWVFLPFFVLSGALLNAYVGPLNAALQDAVPPAIRSSAVALAFMLAHLLGDLAAPSIVGGISYWLDPHSQSKLAEAMLITGPAALLIAGIIGIWGSRFVAQDVRRASGRLTL comes from the coding sequence ATGGCACGCTCTAGGGATGAGGATAGGGAGGTGATGGAGATGCTTGAACCTACCATTAGCGACGATCCAGCATACGGCGCCCGGGCAGAAGGAACAGCGCAGGCCGAAAGCGAGACCAGTGCTGCAAGCGCCTGGGCCTACGCGCGGAGCTATGGCCGCTATATCTTCTGGCTGATGTTCTGCATCAACCTGATGAATTACGTGGACCGCTGGGTCTTCAGCCTCTTGCTCCCCTTGATCCAGACAGACCAGTCCTTCTGCCGTCGCGGCGTTCACGCCACCTTCTGCATCAATGACTTCCAGACGGGGCTGCTCAGCAGTTCATTCCTGCTCATTTACGCGGTGGGCGCGCTGCCCCTGGGACTCCTCGCAGATCGCATCAAGCGTAAAGATGTCATTGCCGCTGGTGTCGCTCTCTGGAGTGCCGCCACGCTCCTCACTGCTTTCGTCCACAGTTTTTTTGGTTTGCTCGCCACGCGAGCCTGGCTGGGCATCGGCGAAGCCAGTTACACCCCGGCAGGCACCTCGCTGCTCAGTTCATACTTCCCTGGCAAACGCCGCGCCCAAATCCTCAGCCGCTGGGCAGCCGGGGCGCTGGTTGGCTTCGCGGTGGGCATTCTCGTCGGCGGCCTCGTCGCCCAAATAACACATAGCTGGCGGCTGGCCTTTTTCTTCATCGGCCCACCTGGACTCTTCCTGGCCTTCCTGATGTGGAAAACGCGCGAACCACCCCGGCAGGCAGAAGACGAGGGACTTGGCGAGAGCGGGCCACACGGCTACCACCCTGGCGGCGGTTTACGCTCCATCCTGGCGCAGATCAGAAGCCTTCTGCGCATCCGCACGCTGGTGATATGCGTCATCATTCAGGCGCTGGGACTCTTTGTCATCACACCTGCGGCCATCTTCTTCTCGCCACTCCTCAGGCGTGATTATCACCTCCCGCTGATGGGCATCGGTGGCGCAGCTCTGCTGCTGGCCCTGGCAAGCATCGGTGGCGCGCTGGGCGGCGGCTACCTGGCCGACTGGCTCACCAAACGCTATGTTGGGGGCCGCCTGATGGCTGGCGGGATTAGCTTCCTGTTAGCAGCGCCCATTTTCACGCTCGCTCTGATCAGCCCCAGCATCTGGGTTTTCCTGCCCTTCTTCGTCCTCAGCGGCGCCTTGCTCAATGCTTATGTCGGCCCGCTCAATGCCGCCTTACAAGACGCTGTGCCGCCAGCGATACGCTCCTCAGCAGTTGCCCTGGCGTTTATGCTGGCTCATCTGCTTGGTGATCTTGCTGCCCCCTCCATCGTGGGTGGCATCTCGTACTGGCTCGACCCTCATAGCCAATCCAAATTGGCCGAGGCTATGCTCATCACTGGCCCTGCCGCCCTGCTGATCGCCGGAATCATCGGCATCTGGGGCAGTCGCTTCGTCGCCCAGGACGTGCGACGAGCCAGCGGCAGGCTCACCCTCTAA
- a CDS encoding LppX_LprAFG lipoprotein, with protein sequence MALSLALVGALVLAACGGEDVSPPSPGALIQAAQKAINSDTAFHFKMRVDHPGTPSVGALSIDAADGDVKKPDQIKGTATVSMGGPDIAVQFIGIGDQEWVLTPLSPDWVSADEYGIDLGKVLDPDVGISAVLGAMQNPKNIGDDTVSGGGDCWLVQGTVPSGALAAVVGGDPDGTTPIDTTVCIAKNLDGKGLRQPYEIIIKGVAAEGDTAQTTRTFTLSKFNESITIEPPPQQ encoded by the coding sequence TTGGCGCTGTCGCTTGCCCTGGTGGGCGCGCTGGTCCTCGCGGCGTGCGGCGGTGAAGACGTAAGCCCTCCCAGCCCAGGCGCGTTGATTCAGGCTGCCCAGAAGGCGATCAATAGCGATACCGCCTTTCATTTTAAGATGCGGGTCGATCATCCGGGAACCCCCAGCGTGGGGGCGTTGAGCATTGACGCGGCTGATGGCGATGTCAAGAAGCCCGATCAGATTAAAGGGACGGCGACGGTATCCATGGGCGGGCCGGACATTGCTGTGCAGTTTATCGGTATTGGCGATCAGGAGTGGGTGCTGACACCTCTCAGTCCAGATTGGGTCTCGGCAGATGAATATGGCATAGACCTGGGCAAAGTGCTGGACCCTGATGTCGGGATCAGCGCGGTGCTGGGCGCGATGCAGAACCCAAAGAATATCGGCGATGATACCGTATCTGGAGGAGGGGATTGCTGGTTGGTGCAGGGAACGGTACCCTCTGGCGCGCTGGCCGCGGTTGTTGGCGGCGATCCCGACGGGACGACCCCCATTGATACGACGGTGTGCATTGCGAAAAATCTGGACGGCAAGGGCCTGCGTCAGCCTTACGAGATTATCATCAAGGGCGTGGCCGCTGAGGGCGATACGGCTCAGACGACGCGCACATTTACCCTCTCGAAGTTTAACGAGAGCATCACTATTGAGCCGCCTCCGCAACAGTAA
- a CDS encoding chlorite dismutase family protein yields MEQQTPHEHVEHTGQHTNGAAQPHAAEQESSAPAAAPRKRQFTRFVFFKVAPEWRRLPAEEREQQKREFAQVVEHLREQMMVESYSTMGTRGDCDFLLWMASPEIDMLQEAATRLFSTVFGQHLSVTYSYLAMTKRSIYIESHVHPGQEGMRLQLRPTKAKYLFVYPFVKQRRWYELSKAVRQAMMDEHIEIGHRFPTVRLNTTYSFGLDDQEFVVAFETNVPEDFLQLVMDLRESQASAYTERDTPIFTCQRMGITAALEALGGVPARVALGSFS; encoded by the coding sequence ATGGAACAGCAAACACCTCATGAGCATGTAGAACATACCGGGCAGCACACCAATGGCGCGGCCCAGCCCCACGCGGCTGAGCAGGAATCTTCTGCCCCGGCGGCTGCCCCCAGGAAGCGGCAGTTTACGCGCTTCGTGTTTTTTAAGGTTGCGCCGGAGTGGCGGCGTCTGCCCGCTGAGGAGCGCGAGCAGCAAAAACGCGAGTTTGCCCAGGTGGTCGAGCATCTCCGCGAGCAGATGATGGTCGAGAGCTACAGCACAATGGGCACGCGAGGGGATTGTGACTTTCTGCTCTGGATGGCAAGTCCTGAGATAGATATGCTTCAAGAGGCCGCGACACGCCTCTTTTCCACCGTCTTTGGACAGCATCTGAGCGTCACTTATTCGTACCTGGCGATGACCAAGCGCTCGATCTATATTGAGAGCCATGTTCATCCGGGCCAGGAAGGCATGCGGCTGCAACTGCGGCCAACGAAAGCAAAATATCTGTTTGTCTATCCCTTTGTGAAGCAGCGCCGCTGGTATGAGTTGTCCAAGGCGGTACGCCAGGCGATGATGGATGAGCATATCGAGATCGGCCACCGTTTCCCTACGGTGCGGCTCAATACCACCTACTCTTTTGGGCTGGACGATCAGGAGTTTGTAGTGGCTTTCGAGACGAATGTGCCGGAGGATTTCCTGCAACTGGTCATGGACCTGCGCGAATCGCAGGCGAGCGCCTATACCGAGCGCGATACCCCGATCTTTACCTGCCAGCGGATGGGTATTACCGCCGCGCTGGAGGCGCTGGGGGGTGTTCCAGCGCGCGTGGCGCTTGGCTCATTCTCGTAG
- a CDS encoding MFS transporter, whose translation MSDMPLPAESEDGKQQDSRAQKSARYASYVFWVMFAINFFNYLDRYILPGALSSISADLHLSFGGAGLLTSAFLTVYAICALPLGYWADRGIRKNVISLGVGLWSIATFISGFAVNIPTLFIGRAAVGVGEAGYYPAGTSLLSDYFPSKRRAQILSRWTAGSLIGLALGFAIGGEIADIGTIGGISAWRFAFFVAGIPGLFFTYLAYRLREPRRGQADGWVAGEPHEQQAQTASSHAVPLGRAFKELLSIRTIVITITVQILAFWVLGSAANWLPIYLQLRFGISEGNAGLLSGAVLVIAGILGALLGGWLADLCNRRWISGRLIVGALGFFVSAPLIALALISPSLGVFLPFFFLTGMLLNVYNGPLSALSQDVVRPELRAMSVAISLLIAHLLGDATSSFQIGLLINKLSGHPVLDLLNQSGGNLSTQDPGGIYTATAMLITMPVLLALAGLIGLLGINFVRKDLKIVESKRQERVQVTA comes from the coding sequence ATGAGCGATATGCCGCTGCCAGCCGAAAGCGAGGACGGCAAACAGCAGGACTCCCGGGCGCAAAAAAGCGCGCGGTACGCATCCTATGTCTTCTGGGTCATGTTCGCCATCAACTTCTTCAATTATCTGGATCGCTACATCCTTCCGGGGGCCTTGAGTTCCATCTCTGCTGACCTTCACCTCAGCTTTGGTGGGGCCGGGCTATTGACCTCAGCATTCCTCACCGTCTATGCCATCTGCGCGCTGCCCCTGGGCTATTGGGCTGACCGGGGCATTCGCAAGAATGTCATCTCGCTTGGGGTTGGCCTCTGGAGCATCGCCACATTCATCTCTGGCTTTGCCGTCAATATCCCTACCCTCTTCATAGGACGCGCCGCCGTAGGCGTAGGCGAAGCGGGCTATTATCCGGCGGGAACTTCCCTGCTCAGTGACTATTTTCCCAGTAAGAGACGCGCACAAATCTTGAGCCGCTGGACGGCTGGCTCTCTGATTGGCCTGGCCCTGGGATTCGCTATCGGCGGTGAGATCGCCGACATCGGCACTATCGGGGGCATCAGCGCCTGGCGCTTTGCCTTCTTCGTGGCCGGCATCCCTGGCCTGTTCTTCACCTACCTGGCGTACCGGCTGCGCGAGCCTCGGCGCGGCCAGGCCGATGGCTGGGTAGCGGGCGAACCGCACGAACAGCAGGCGCAGACAGCGAGCAGCCACGCGGTCCCCCTGGGCCGCGCCTTCAAGGAACTGCTCAGCATCCGCACGATTGTTATCACCATCACTGTCCAGATTCTGGCCTTCTGGGTGCTTGGCTCAGCCGCCAACTGGCTCCCCATTTACTTACAGCTTCGCTTTGGTATCTCAGAAGGCAATGCTGGCCTGCTCTCTGGCGCGGTGCTGGTCATCGCTGGCATTCTTGGCGCACTGCTGGGTGGATGGCTGGCTGATCTCTGCAACCGCCGCTGGATCAGCGGACGCCTCATCGTCGGCGCACTGGGATTTTTTGTCAGCGCGCCGCTCATAGCTCTGGCGCTCATCAGCCCAAGTCTGGGTGTCTTTCTGCCCTTCTTTTTCCTGACCGGCATGCTTCTCAACGTCTATAATGGCCCGCTCAGCGCCCTCTCTCAGGACGTGGTGCGGCCAGAGCTGCGGGCGATGTCGGTTGCCATCTCCCTGCTTATCGCGCACCTGCTTGGTGATGCAACATCATCCTTCCAGATTGGTTTGCTGATCAACAAATTGAGCGGCCACCCTGTCCTCGATCTCTTGAATCAGAGTGGTGGCAACTTGAGTACACAAGACCCGGGCGGTATCTATACCGCTACCGCCATGCTGATAACCATGCCCGTTCTGCTGGCCCTGGCGGGATTGATTGGCCTGCTGGGCATCAACTTCGTGCGCAAAGACTTGAAAATCGTCGAGAGCAAACGCCAGGAGCGTGTTCAGGTGACTGCATAG
- a CDS encoding prolyl oligopeptidase family serine peptidase gives MKLRYLLVLALLVLVGGVMTTSRVAYAAPATSSCAGDVGPAALIGTIGGANYKIEVPANWNGTLVLYSHGYVFPGPTNPAASDVGDALTGGALLSQGYALAGSSYSKQGWALEQAFTDQIALLDFFDQTCGHPTRTIAWGHSLGGIITAGLVQLFPDRFDAALPMCGVLAGGIGTWNQALDGAFAFNVLLAGNALPIVHFNPAQISANFSQAEGILATAQQTPQGRARIALLSAFGDTPGWFNSASPEPAANDFATQEANQFLWASQVDFAFVFFARAELEARAGGNPSWNTGVNYRVQFAKSANKHEVEALYNQAGLSLNHDLDALNHAPRIAADPQAVNYLNHFITFNGDLDMPVLTLHTTGDGLVVNQDEQAYKRVVDKAGDANLLRQVFVHRAGHCTFTPAETLAAFQTLINRLNTGRWDDSTDPNLLNQEAAALGQPFNIAPPAFIRFHPTLFLRPFDNPHHHGFHH, from the coding sequence ATGAAGTTGCGCTATCTCCTGGTGCTGGCGCTGCTTGTGCTTGTTGGTGGTGTGATGACGACCAGCAGGGTCGCCTACGCTGCCCCTGCCACATCAAGCTGCGCTGGTGACGTTGGCCCTGCTGCCCTCATTGGAACAATAGGCGGAGCCAACTATAAGATTGAGGTTCCGGCAAACTGGAATGGAACCCTTGTCCTCTATAGTCATGGGTATGTCTTCCCTGGCCCAACGAATCCGGCGGCATCTGATGTCGGCGATGCCCTGACCGGCGGCGCACTGCTCAGCCAGGGCTACGCGCTGGCTGGCTCCTCCTATAGCAAGCAGGGCTGGGCGCTTGAGCAGGCATTCACTGACCAGATCGCCTTGCTCGATTTCTTCGATCAGACCTGCGGCCATCCCACCCGAACCATTGCCTGGGGGCACTCGCTGGGCGGCATCATCACTGCCGGATTGGTCCAACTCTTCCCTGATCGCTTCGACGCCGCGCTGCCTATGTGCGGTGTCCTTGCCGGAGGCATTGGCACCTGGAATCAGGCGCTCGATGGCGCCTTTGCCTTCAATGTCCTGCTGGCGGGAAACGCGCTGCCCATCGTCCACTTTAATCCGGCGCAGATCAGCGCAAACTTCTCTCAGGCTGAAGGGATTCTGGCGACGGCGCAGCAGACGCCTCAAGGTCGGGCGCGCATCGCCTTGCTCTCGGCTTTCGGCGATACTCCCGGCTGGTTTAACTCTGCCTCGCCTGAGCCAGCGGCCAATGACTTCGCTACGCAGGAAGCGAACCAATTCCTCTGGGCAAGCCAGGTTGATTTCGCTTTCGTCTTCTTTGCTCGCGCCGAGTTGGAGGCCCGCGCTGGTGGCAACCCATCGTGGAACACCGGGGTCAACTACCGCGTGCAGTTTGCCAAGTCAGCCAACAAGCACGAAGTTGAGGCGCTGTACAATCAGGCTGGACTCAGCCTGAACCACGACCTCGATGCCCTCAATCATGCCCCACGCATTGCGGCTGACCCCCAGGCCGTCAACTACCTGAACCACTTCATTACCTTCAACGGCGACCTGGATATGCCTGTGCTGACCCTGCACACCACTGGTGACGGCCTGGTCGTCAACCAGGATGAGCAGGCATACAAGCGCGTCGTGGACAAAGCGGGCGATGCTAACCTGCTGCGCCAGGTGTTCGTGCATCGCGCAGGCCACTGCACTTTCACCCCGGCGGAAACCCTCGCCGCGTTCCAGACACTCATCAACCGCCTGAATACCGGCAGGTGGGATGACTCCACCGATCCGAACCTGCTCAACCAGGAAGCAGCGGCGCTGGGTCAGCCCTTCAACATCGCGCCTCCAGCGTTCATCCGCTTCCATCCAACTCTTTTCCTGCGCCCTTTTGATAATCCGCACCATCACGGCTTTCACCACTAG
- a CDS encoding dihydroorotate dehydrogenase — MSEPDLTTELAPGHPLGLRLRNPVMTASGTFGYGTEYASVTDIQRLGAIISKGTTLQPRAGNPALRVVETAAGMLNAIGLQNPGIDELIRQRAPIWAGWTVPVIVNIAGETLQEFVTLASKLEGVPGVAGIELNISCPNLRAGASVYGSDAEIVAETTAAVRQASSLPLIVKLSPNVSDLRPIARAAAEAGANAISLINTITGMKIDIHTRQPLLANVTGGLSGPAIKPIALRMVYEVAQELRAGVNGRPVPIIGIGGISNLEDALEFLMAGASAIQLGSINFINPRAGLEITDSLQGFLRRQGMSSLQPLIGAALPTASATEQPV; from the coding sequence ATGAGTGAGCCAGACCTGACAACCGAATTAGCGCCAGGACATCCGCTGGGCCTGCGCCTGCGGAATCCCGTCATGACCGCCTCTGGAACCTTCGGCTACGGCACAGAATACGCCAGCGTTACCGACATACAGCGCCTGGGGGCCATCATCAGCAAAGGAACCACCCTCCAGCCGCGCGCGGGCAATCCGGCGCTGCGCGTCGTGGAAACCGCCGCCGGCATGCTCAACGCCATTGGCCTGCAAAATCCTGGCATTGACGAACTGATTCGCCAGCGCGCGCCCATCTGGGCAGGGTGGACCGTTCCGGTCATCGTCAACATTGCCGGGGAGACGCTTCAGGAATTTGTCACGCTCGCCTCCAAACTGGAGGGCGTCCCTGGAGTCGCAGGCATCGAACTCAATATCTCTTGCCCCAACTTGCGCGCTGGCGCCAGCGTTTATGGCAGCGACGCGGAAATTGTCGCTGAAACCACGGCAGCGGTGCGCCAGGCCAGCAGCCTGCCGCTCATCGTCAAGCTTTCCCCCAACGTTTCCGATCTGCGTCCCATCGCCAGAGCCGCCGCCGAGGCGGGGGCCAACGCCATCTCTCTTATCAACACCATCACCGGCATGAAAATAGATATTCACACTCGCCAACCTCTGCTGGCAAATGTCACCGGCGGGTTGTCCGGCCCGGCCATCAAGCCGATTGCCCTGCGCATGGTCTACGAGGTCGCGCAAGAGTTGCGCGCGGGCGTGAACGGGCGTCCCGTTCCGATCATCGGCATTGGCGGCATCTCCAATCTCGAAGACGCCCTAGAGTTTCTCATGGCCGGGGCCAGCGCCATCCAACTTGGCTCCATCAACTTTATCAACCCCCGCGCCGGTCTGGAGATCACCGACAGCCTTCAAGGCTTCCTGCGCCGCCAGGGCATGAGCAGCCTTCAACCCCTCATTGGCGCGGCTCTGCCCACCGCGAGCGCCACAGAGCAGCCGGTGTAA
- a CDS encoding MFS transporter, which produces MGERTEPGQKDGEPAQPAGTPGGRVGRSAATLALVIACMAVFVTALDQTVVVTALQPIMKDLQIPSEHLDQAAWIISGYLLGYVIVMPLMGRVSDMYGRRRIFMLCLAIFGLASLACALANPAILESFGVSLSFQHKFANAQDQFALWLKPLGLNSCAADNASSQCVQSGLVWLVPARFIQAIGGGAVVPVAMALAGDYFGIRRRGLMLGIIGAVTEAGGALGPLYGAGIIQLFNGWAWIFLLNVPLVFILMVAGWFLVPRGGHARARVDWLGALLLGASLACLSLGLSQNAGQTGFSLTATAENNPLLVGSALLLLVLFVAREIFSRSAMIEVRLFRQRAFSASIISSLLVGAVLIVALVDIPIFYLTVVNGTILQTGLSLLCMTVWIPLSAVVGGWLCHRIGCHLTGALALLLIAVGFFLMRFWPVNLGWPQLIGDTLVMGVGFGLVVAPLGTSTLNAAGAARGGMASAVVTSARMIGMILGLAALTSYGLARFRQLSAGYTLQQLNQPGAFSDLLRELYSEIFTAAAILCLVALLPAALLWREADQERLAAAAPRGELAATERDAEQRGEAALLLDARPREDIPGNHD; this is translated from the coding sequence ATGGGTGAGAGAACAGAGCCAGGCCAGAAGGACGGCGAGCCAGCGCAACCCGCAGGCACTCCGGGCGGGAGAGTAGGGCGTTCGGCGGCCACGCTGGCGCTGGTTATTGCCTGCATGGCGGTCTTTGTGACGGCCCTCGATCAGACGGTGGTTGTCACCGCGCTCCAGCCGATCATGAAAGACCTGCAAATCCCTTCAGAACATCTTGACCAGGCGGCCTGGATTATTAGCGGCTATCTGCTGGGCTATGTGATTGTGATGCCGCTGATGGGGCGAGTGTCGGATATGTACGGGCGGCGGCGCATCTTTATGTTGTGTCTTGCCATCTTTGGTCTGGCCTCGCTGGCCTGCGCTCTGGCAAATCCAGCGATCCTCGAAAGTTTTGGGGTGTCGCTCTCGTTTCAGCACAAGTTTGCCAATGCGCAAGATCAGTTTGCGCTCTGGCTCAAGCCGCTGGGGCTGAACTCCTGCGCCGCCGATAATGCCAGCTCGCAGTGTGTGCAATCGGGGCTGGTCTGGCTGGTCCCCGCGCGCTTCATTCAGGCGATTGGTGGCGGCGCGGTGGTGCCAGTGGCGATGGCCCTGGCCGGTGATTATTTTGGTATCCGGCGGCGCGGCCTGATGCTGGGCATCATCGGCGCGGTCACAGAGGCGGGCGGCGCGTTGGGGCCGCTGTATGGCGCTGGCATCATTCAACTCTTCAATGGGTGGGCCTGGATTTTTCTGCTGAACGTGCCGCTGGTTTTCATCTTGATGGTGGCTGGCTGGTTTCTGGTACCCAGAGGCGGGCATGCTCGTGCGCGTGTGGATTGGCTGGGGGCGCTTTTGCTGGGGGCGTCGCTGGCCTGTTTGAGCCTGGGGCTTTCGCAGAACGCGGGGCAAACGGGTTTTTCGCTGACAGCCACCGCCGAAAATAATCCCCTGCTGGTTGGGTCGGCGCTGCTCCTGCTGGTGTTGTTTGTGGCGCGCGAGATTTTTTCGCGCTCGGCAATGATCGAGGTGCGGCTTTTCAGGCAGCGCGCCTTCAGCGCATCCATTATAAGCAGCCTGCTGGTTGGCGCGGTCTTGATTGTGGCGCTGGTTGATATTCCCATCTTTTATCTGACGGTGGTGAATGGCACGATCCTCCAGACGGGACTCTCGCTGCTCTGCATGACGGTTTGGATTCCGCTGAGCGCGGTGGTTGGCGGCTGGCTCTGCCACCGTATCGGGTGTCATCTGACAGGGGCGCTGGCGCTCCTCCTGATCGCGGTCGGATTCTTCTTGATGCGCTTCTGGCCGGTCAACCTGGGCTGGCCGCAGTTAATAGGCGATACCTTGGTGATGGGGGTGGGCTTTGGGCTGGTGGTTGCCCCATTGGGTACCTCCACGCTGAACGCGGCGGGCGCAGCGCGCGGCGGCATGGCCTCGGCGGTTGTGACCTCGGCGCGGATGATTGGCATGATTCTGGGCCTGGCGGCGCTCACCTCCTATGGCCTGGCGCGGTTTCGGCAGTTGAGCGCGGGCTATACCCTCCAGCAGTTGAATCAGCCCGGGGCGTTCAGCGATTTGCTCCGTGAGCTCTATTCAGAAATATTTACGGCTGCCGCGATCCTCTGCCTGGTGGCGCTGCTCCCGGCTGCGCTGCTCTGGCGGGAGGCGGATCAGGAGCGTCTGGCTGCCGCTGCGCCTCGCGGGGAGCTTGCCGCGACGGAGCGTGATGCTGAGCAGCGTGGTGAGGCTGCGCTGCTTTTGGATGCGCGCCCGCGCGAGGACATACCTGGAAACCATGACTGA